Genomic window (Daucus carota subsp. sativus chromosome 5, DH1 v3.0, whole genome shotgun sequence):
TACAATTAGTGTGGTTTGTATGCAGTGATGAAACGGTAATATTAAACTTAATTGcactattttttatatttaaatatccaGAACAATCTCGACCCGAAATCCAACAAATTTGAATttagataaataaaatataattggaTTTGTCAAAACCTAACCGCTGTCGTCCTTAAAATAAATCTTCCTTAACTGCACAGTTTTAGTTGCACAAAATCGTAAAACACAACTTTCTCCGACCAATCATATGAAAAAATTTCTCGCTAAATTTAGAGTTGAACCTTGCAAGTCGGAAGGTATctttaaaaatgttttcaaaaatattttggagATTTATATGCACTTCATTAAGGTTAGGATAAGACCTGATTCACCTAATTTGAGTGTGGAAAACTCTGAAGCTCTAGATTGTTGTGTTCAGGGTTATTCAGAACTCTCCAAATAATCAGCAAATCTACGAGTTCATTATGATAATAATGCATAGCAAAGCCGAAAtataaaaactgaaaaatttaattcaaaacttaACTAAATATATCACGTAAATATAGCCACATGCCAAAGTTGTTTCATATGAGTCTTTCGGGTAGTGATTTAAGCTTGAAAAACAATGATATCGATTTAACGATATTCAAAAATGTTCTTTTTAAGGACGAACCTGGTGTTTGGACAATGCTTGTTGATAAAGAATATGCTGAAGCTGGAGAACCTAGCACAATACGTTTCTTAGCTCCAATTTGTGACTTGATGTGTAAAAAGGAATGCTCGGAGTTGAGGTACAGATTTACTTATTTATCCGGTGTTTCCTTTATAATTTATCTTActtattttagtattaaaaaaaattccaaaattttGGTTACCGTTGCATCAGCTAAAAAAagtctttcaaaattaaaattaacaaaaaccTATTTGTCTTTTAATGCAATAGAAATTGCTTACTATTTGTTACTCAAATGCAACTAACAAAAGAGAGTGAAATGAAAACAAATTGAAAATTAGTTAAAAAGCTTTTCCTTCCAAAAACTATTTAAacctaatttataaattagctATTAATTTGCTTATTTTCACTCTATTACAACTCATTCTGTACCACTGACACGGTGTAAAAAATCACAGGGTAGCGTTTGTTGAAAACACTATAATTTTTTACTGTCGGTATATATGTTTTGGAGACGAATCACAAATTGTTATGGACAAAAGTGAGACAATCATTGTTGAAgatctttttcaaataaaatttagatatgCGTGATGACTTTTGATTCAGTAAAAATTTAGAGTCGCTAGCGACACTCATATGACACCAATTTTCACAAACTATgttcaattcaaaattttatgaatttaggtccctaaatttgataaagaaccctaaatttatggtccaatttggggtttttttaaattaaatctaatttgtgaaaattgttGTCACATGAGTGTCGCTAGTGATTCAAGtttcaatttgactacttgaactttgagtttggatataactaacaccttcaaaattgttttgatctgtatgaaactcaagaaccctagtaAACATCGTCAAAATCTTTTTGACGGAATGACTTAgatcagaaaacaaaaaaaattaagtgacCTAAAATATGGAATCTTTAGTTCATACCTAGACAATAAAATGTAAATAGTTCATGAACCTATAATTTAATTTGCCCCaaaataatccactccaacagTATCTCATTAATTCCCTAAATCAGTAAGATCCATTAGCCATGTCTTATCTTTAGCtaacctctctcctctcctaaatcttattttataataaattttgaaaacaaatatgTTCTCTCTTTCACCTATTGTCATAAtgataacttttaataataaaatagtatacaagaaaaaggaatgaatataaggaatattatTGGAGGTGAGAATGGCTATTATCATCATAAGTcactaggatccaatattttatattatatttaaggaataTGCTAAGATGCTgccggagatgctctaagtaaaattacaattttttccagatgtaagtaaaattatttaatgGCATTCATAAACACAATTCATAAGTAAATTTCTTAAATCTATCCTGGCCACATAGAACCTCCTTATTCAACAACACATACATATTTTTCAGCTTAATCTGATCCTGAATTCTAAACGCCATCATATAACATGTCCACctatttcgtcaaaaaatctcacttgacccacccaaaaaatttcggactcatttaagccattataaatcaaatatatatcattttacccacttcaTTATTCATacctttttatttaattatttataaaaaattaactatttattttttttactacaaaaccacttcgagtactttcataatagttcctggtatttattaaaataatttgggaatttctAAAGCAGCATAGCCTAGGGATGAgcacaaaccgaaccgaaaatcgAAACCGCACCAAAAACCGCAAAAACCGGACGAAACCGCACCGAGAAAAACCGCACCGAATAAAAACCGCACCAAATAAAAACCGCACCGctactttggttttggttttgatttcatgaatttaaaaaccgaatacaaaccgaaccgcaccaatttaatttatttattttatatactatatttaaaaatataaattatatttattataaaatttataattagatATTTAGATATAGAATTGTAATACTATGCGGTCTGCCCAGTGACATTTCTCTTCTTGCTAGCCATATCAAATGTTTCATGTTGTAATAGTTATTTATGTTTCATACTAATTTGATTGATTTAGTATGAATTTGTAATTGATTTGCATTTGAACCTTGAAATTGAGCATCGCCTGTGAAGGCTTTATGTGTTTCTGCATCTCCTTCTAAGCTGACTCCAGTATGTAGTAAGTCCATCTTGTTTAGTTTGATACTTTTAGTTAACTACTTGTTATAAATTAGTATTCTTCTGCTGGTTGATCATGTAGACTGCTGACTGATAATTCATACACTCAGAGCCTTAACTGATAATTTCATACACATTTTACTACAGTTACAGTCTCACTGCTACAGCATGATTCATGAACACATAATTTTCTAGTTTTTTAATGCAAGTTACTGCTACTCTATTACATCTCAAGTTCTGAACAAAACTCTGACTTATCACTTATCCATGGTCTCAGTGCAAGAGCCATTATTGCAGCTGTGCAGATATAACTTAACTaagttaaaatttgttttgtttttcgccTCAAGTGTTCATAACATAATTTTTAGATTCTCGGACTTTTCACGGTTTGATAACCGAACCGCACCATATGAAACCGAAACCGCTCATATTataaaccgaaccgcaccaatgatgtttggtttggtttcggttttcaaTTTTAGAAACCGCACCTTAGtggttccggttgcggttttaagtgcaaaccgcaccaaaccgcaccatgcacatcCCTAGCCATgtagttaaataaaatatatagttatagaCTTATAGATATAGTTATATGATCATcctagctatgttgctttaggaattctcaaattattttgataaatactagggaCTATTAtcaaagtactcgaagtggttttgcagtaaaaaaacaaatggttgattttttataaatatttaagtaaagagctatgaatagtgatgatatatattttgtttatagtggcttacATGAGTCCAAAATTTTTTGAGTGGGTCAGgtgagattttttgacgaaatagATGGGTAGTTTGATACGTTTGGTCGATTCCGGCGTACATAAAGGTAGACCTTTTTTCTTCCTCTAACAACTATGAACGTCCTTATCTTTCTTTTTCGGATTCTTCTGATTAAAAAGCTGAAATTCAGACAGAAATCTACATAGCAAGTGAAAAAGTCAGGATACGCTAAGACAAAATGCAGCAAAAAAGCTAAGTAGATGGATACGATGGTTGATTGCATGAAGCTTTTCTGTAAAATAATAATCTAGAAGTACATTTTTTCTGTGAATTCAAGAGTCTGGAAATAATCTTGCGAAACTTCCTTAAtttctactccctctgtcccaatcaattctatacagtttcctttttggaatgtcccatcaattctatacattcccaaaatagcaactttttataatataaaacactattacacccattacattctcccactatctccattttataataataaaaacactattacacccactaccttcctccactatctcaaatctattactccctccgtccctatttatctgtccactttggaagtaagaatttgtccctatttatctgtccatttatactttcaaaactaatttaatgatagtttttcaaatatatctccataatttcaattttcaaggcttgacttatttaaaacttggttgaattcatgttttcaagacataaagtaggggtattccaccattttcaagatattaattagaggtatttaatgaaaaagttcatacaatcaattattccttggtatgtgtttttttttccaaaatggacagataaaaagggacggagggagtattaaaaaatatatgggtcccaccactttacccacttttcatttaactttacttattttttacacattttcttggtctccgtgtccaatcccagTGTATATAactcactgggacggagggagtagcatacTCAAGTAGATGAGTATTTTTATATAGAGAGGCCCAATTGCATAGCAAAAGTGAAAAATGCGACGACAATAGATACAGATTAGACAACCACTCCACTACGAGAGTATTCTTGCTCTTGCTCCCCAAGTTCTTTGCGTAAATTAATTTAGGAagaagaataaaattaattgagAACCATTTCATCTAATCTTATAATAAAagtcttaaatatattttatgtcaTACTTCAACACTAAATCAAGTTTTAAGATGTTGACATAAGCCCCAAATAGAGTTTATGTTATATCTTAATATTGGATTCGGACGTAGCCGAACCTGGACTCATATATCATGTTGATATCAATGGACATCTCAAATTATCTCACATCATATCTGAAATTTCTATAGTACCAGGACCAACATCCTCCATAACTTCTGGGCGCAGAGAACTATTACCGGCGTCTGATGTTTCCATAGTAACGGGACTGGAAACCTTAATAACTTGTGGCGGCAAAGAATTGTTACCAGCATCTGAAACTTCCATAGCACTAGGACTCTCAATCTTCAAAACTTGTGGCTGCAGAGAATTATTGCCAGCATCTGAAATTTCCATAGGAGGGCTGTCAGTCTTCAAATCTTCTGGTTGTGGAGAATCATTACTCTGTAGGGCACCTGAATTCTCAATAGTACCAGCATCAGCAATATCATCAACATCTGTCTGCTCAGCTTTAATCTCGGTCCCTACAAGTAAATTCGTTTGAGAAGTGCCAGGCACCGCAGGTACATTATCTAGTATGTCCTGAATTTTGCGCTGCTTTTGCACTGGTTCAACTGGAGGATAAACCCTCAAAGTGTTGTCTGTACAAGGTACAGCACCAGCTTTAGACTGGTTTGCAGATGCGGGCTCATTTGAAGCATAAAGTTGCTGCAACCTGTAATCAGTCTCAGGTCGACGACAAACCTTACTCAGCGGCACAATTTCCTGAAATCAATTACAAAGCAAGTTATCATTAACCCTAATTACAATGTACAtgttaaaacaaaatcagattaaaacttgaaTCATCATATCCCGCTATactctttttcataattaaatatcattaattaTGAAATTGGTGTAAAATTTGCAACCTACTCTATTCCAtgaataatctaaaacaaaatcagattaaaacttgaaTCATCATATCGCGCTATACTCTTTgtcataattaaaaatcattaattatGGAATTGGTGTAAAATTTGCAACCTATTTTATTCCAtgaataatctaaaacaaaatcagattaaaacttgaaTCATCATATCTCACATAGGGAACTAAAACCTATATTTTCAAACATGATTTAACAATTATAGATGCTCTGAGTGTATATATAGAGGCGGGACTATTGTGCATAGCAAATCGGAATCGAAATCCAGAAACTAAATCGATCATGCCCTCTTCAGAGGAAGCCTTGGCCTCAGAATTAAGGGCACAAGAAAGAAATAGGTGCTTCTCTAGTTGCTGCTGCTCGCTTTTTCTTTATACCCTGTATTGATATGGCTAACTTTATATATGGTAAATCAAAGCTCCGTCTCATTATCTCTCGAAGATCTTACGATAGCTGATGTTCAAACCTCCAACGTCTCCGCTCCTAACCAGACATTTATTTACTTCAAACTCCACCtcgaaaataaaaaagatgttATGTCAGTTTATTATGGAAACCTCAGCCTCAGTTTCTCTTAATATCGCAGTTCAGATGATATTGTTCAACTAGCCAACTACACCATTCAGAAATTCCAACAGGGTATTGGTAAAAAGACCAATCAACAAACTTCTATGATGCTAAATCAAGGGATCTTGTGGCGAGAAATTTCCAAGAACGCGACGTCTGTTATTTTTTTTCGGGTTGATTTAGCAGGTGTAGTGAGATTTAGCGAGTTAAACTTCAAAAGCAAGAAGCGCGAGATAATGGCATGGGCTAAGGTGGAGCTTGATCCAGTCAGTGGTAAGAGAATGAGTAAGAAAGCTGTTCAGCTCGAGCATACGATTAAGCATCATGTTAGTGGCTGGTTTACTTTCTTTTTCGTATACTTGATGATTGCTACTATTCTCTCGTGTCTTTGGTGTTGCCTTTGCCTAGTGGGCGTGACACTAGGCTGCTGCTGGTCCTAAACAAGGAATCATTAGCatagtattttttatttcaataaaattccTCTCTGAGTAAGGAATTCTATCTCTCTGgattgtattttttattttaataaaatcttttttggGTGTTGGtccaatttatttggattttatttatcATCTCCTTGTGAGAGCGTGGTGtattttgttttctatttttaatGTAATTCAATGTCCAGGATGTTAGATCTTTCAATTTGAGAGTTTGATTCGTGATAAAGATACGTATGAAATTGCAATCACGGTCGATAACTCAAATTACGTATGAACGGCAATTTCCATGGTAATCCTTTTCGGAACTTTTCGACTCAGCTTAGAATTATAAAGATGCATGTCATGTCCCGGCAAAAGATTTTTTCCCACAAACTTTCTGCGCGTTTTTATAGCAGAAATATAGAAATCCTAGAACAGGTGTTTAAAACACAAATGACGTTATGCCTCCGGCATTTACATATGTCTTGGCGGTTCCGGATAAATTACTGCAGAAATTGATCGTTAGAGACACAAATCCGATATAATATTATCATATGCAGACTTGCCCACTGCTAACATGTTGCCTTAAAATAAACTTGAGGGCTATGTTAATTTGCAACAGTAAAATTACAAACTGTAAAATCATGCATGCTGCTAAGCCATTTTCAACATACCCTACAGTTACTAGCACTTTGGTTGATTGCAGCAGCATTCCGTGATTATGATTTGGTTAGAAATATTTGTATACTCAACAGTGGATTGTTGGGTTTGTGGAGTCAGATTCGGAATATGATTTGGTTAGAAATATTTGTATACCCAACGTGGAGTCAGATTCGGATTAGGATTTGgttagaaatatttatatactcaaCATGGATCTGTGCTTGAATCTTGATACACAAAATTGCATAGCAAAACGAAACcaagaaaaacagaaactaAATCGATCATGGCGGAACTCGACGACagagatttggatttcatttgtgCAGCTGCAGAAGCAACAAAGACTGTCTCTAGTTGCATAGCGTTTTGTACTTTAACCCCTCTATGGATATGGCTAACTTTATATATGGTAAATCAAAGCTCCGTCTCATTATCTCTTGAAGATTTTACTATAGCTGATGTTCAAACCTCCAACGTCTCCGCTCCTAACCAGACATTTATTTACTTCAAACTCCACCtcgaaaataaaaaagatgttATGTCACTTGATTATGGAAACCTCAGCCTCAGTTTTTCTTATTATCGCGGTTCAGATGATATTGTTCAACTAGCCAACTACACCATTCAGAAATTCCATCAGGGTATTAGTAAAAAGACCAATCAACAAACTTCTGTGATGCTAAATCCAGGGATCTCGTGGCGAGAAATTTCCAAGAACGCGACGTCTGTGATTTCTCGGGTTGATTTAGCAGGTGTAGTAAGATTCAGCCAGTTGCACTACTTCAAGAGCAAGAAGCGCAAGATAATGGCATGGGCTAAGGTGGAGCTTGATCCAGTCAGTGGTAACAGAATGAGTAAGAAAGCTGTTCGGCTGAAGCATACGATTAAGCATCATGTTAGTGGCTGGATTACTTTCTTTTTCGTAGTCATGATAATTGCTACTATTTGTTCACCTCTTTCCCTTTCGATAATATTCCTTATAGAGTAAGAATTTTTGTCTATCTAGAAGATTGTATTGTCCATTTGATAAAATCTGTTTGTGTGTTTTATTCCCAGTTTATTTAAGTTTTGTTTATCTTCACCATGTGAGAGCTTGGTATGTTTTTTACGTGTTTTGTTGTGATTCAATGTCCAGTTACATCTTCCAAATTTTGAAGGGTTTGATTCCgtgataaaattttgtttgaaattataattatgaCTGACAGCTCAAACTAATTATGGTGAAGTGGATACATGTATCATTTATTTCAGGAAGGGCTTTCATAATGTACTCTAGCCCTTCATAATgtactcttctttctttttcttcgaCCATCACCGATCAGTCGTCCACCGTCAATTTGAGGAGTTTGTGTTTATTTGATTTGCCCTCTTGAGTTCACTAATCACTGGGTTTGCATaattaaaaaatgtaaaaaaaaaatggagTGCCACGGATGAATTGCTGCAGAAATCGATTgttagaaatataatattatcatatGCAAACTTGCCCACTGCTAACATGTTGCCTTAAAGGAAACTTGAGGGCTATGTTGATTTGCAACAGTAAAATTACAAACTTGAAATATACAGTCATGCGGGCTGCCATAGCCATTTTCAACATACCCTAAAGTTACTAGCACTTTGGTTGATTGCAGCAGCATCGCGATTTCCTTGGATAAATACTATTTGGACTAATTAAGCTGCAGCACCCAGCGGAATATTTTCACTTCCTGAACTACCAGAAGTCTCTTCAATTTCTGACTGAGGTGCGACAGGTAAATTTTCTTGACTATCATTAACATGCGGGACAGGTGAATTACCTAGATCAGCATCACTGACTATCTCAGCGACTTCTTGCTGCATAACAATTGTGGGTGAAGCATTTAAACTATCCAAATCACCGACGTTTGTGATCTCAGTAACTTTTGGCTGCTGAACACCACCAGCATCTGAAATTTCTGTAGTACTAGGACCAACATTCTCCATAACTTCTGGGTGCAGAGAACTATTACCGGCGTCTGATGTTTCCATAGTAACGGGACTGGAAACCTTAATAACTTGTGGCGGCAAAGAATTGTTCCCAGCATCTGAAACTTCCATAGCACTAGGACTCTCAATCTTCAAAACTTGTGGCTGCAGAGAATTATCGCCAGCATCTGAAATTTCCATAGAAGGGCTGTCAGTCTTCAAATCTTCTGGTTGTGGAGAATCATTACTCTGTAGGGCACCTGAATTCTCAATAGTACCAGCATCAGCAATATCATCAACATCTGTCTGCTC
Coding sequences:
- the LOC108221850 gene encoding protein NDR1; the protein is MAELDDRDLDFICAAAEATKTVSSCIAFCTLTPLWIWLTLYMVNQSSVSLSLEDFTIADVQTSNVSAPNQTFIYFKLHLENKKDVMSLDYGNLSLSFSYYRGSDDIVQLANYTIQKFHQGISKKTNQQTSVMLNPGISWREISKNATSVISRVDLAGVVRFSQLHYFKSKKRKIMAWAKVELDPVSGNRMSKKAVRLKHTIKHHVSGWITFFFVVMIIATICSPLSLSIIFLIE